The following proteins are encoded in a genomic region of Camarhynchus parvulus chromosome 4A, STF_HiC, whole genome shotgun sequence:
- the SPRY3 gene encoding protein sprouty homolog 3, protein MQLSSSVAELSCDETMDPPAEDFQQVLSIDQIRSIRASNNYVERPAACFQQARSNPSLSQPPHKQEWSQDRLASSTFQDLHRSHSQQHQMPPLQPHLSHSSTASSVSQSTTASEQRLLSSLTPSHSGHSLVRTQPRGAELKAEESPRKGAEPPAAHGHLVLCEACGRCRCPRCTAARSLPSCWLCNQRCLCSAESLLDYGTCLCCVKGLFYHCSTDDEDTCADDPCSCGPGSCCARWAAMSVLSLLLPCLCCYFPTLGCLKLCQRGYDGLKRPGCRCQSHTNTVCRKISSASGTPFPKTLDKPV, encoded by the coding sequence atgcagctttctTCCAGCGTGGCTGAACTCAGCTGTGACGAGACCATGGACCCACCCGCCGAGGACTTCCAGCAGGTCCTATCCATCGACCAAATCCGCTCCATCCGTGCCAGCAACAACTACGTGGAGAGACCGGCGGCGTGCTTCCAGCAAGCCCGCTCCAACCCCTCTCTGTCGCAGCCCCCGCACAAGCAGGAGTGGTCCCAGGACCGCCTGGCGTCTTCCACCTTCCAGGACCTGCACcgcagccacagccagcagcaccagatgCCGCCCCTGCAGCCGCACCTGAGCCACTCGAGCACGGCCAGCTCGGTGTCGCAGAGCACCACGGCCTCGGAGCAGCGCCTGCTGAGCAGCCTGACGCCGTCGCACTCCGGGCACTCGCTGGTGCGGACGCAGCCCCGCGGGGCTGAGCTGAAGGCGGAGGAGTCCCCGCGGAAGGGCGCGGAGCCGCCGGCGGCGCACGGGCACCTGGTGCTGTGCGAGGCGTgcgggcgctgccgctgcccgcGCTGCACGGCCGCCCGCAGCCTGccctcctgctggctctgcaacCAGCGCTGCCTCTGCTCCGCCGAGAGCCTCCTCGACTACGGGACCTGCCTCTGCTGCGTCAAGGGGCTCTTCTACCACTGCTCCACCGACGACGAGGACACCTGCGCCGACGACCCCTGCTCCTGCGGGCCGGGCTCCTGCTGTGCCCGCTGGGCTGCCATGAGCGTCCTGTCCCTCCTCttgccctgcctctgctgctacTTTCCCACCCTGGGGTGCCTCAAACTTTGCCAGCGGGGTTATGACGGCCTGAAACGCCCCGGCTGCCGCTGCCAGAGCCACACCAACACGGTCTGCAGAAAGATCTCCTCGGCTAGCGGCACACCCTTCCCCAAAACGCTGGACAAGCCGGTATGA